A stretch of DNA from Candidatus Pseudomonas phytovorans:
CGAGCAGTTCACCGAGGTGAGAATGCCAATGTAGTTTCGGGTGGCAACCCGCCCATCGGCGCGCACGATGCCCTGGAACTGCGCTTCGCTGCCAGGCTGGCTGCGCGTGTCGACACCAAAGGCATAGTCACGGGCAAAATCACCCATCTGTACGTTGTGCACATGCACGTGATCACCGGCATCAATGGCCTGCGACGCGAAACCGATAATTTGCCCATAACGGCGCAACGGCTGGCCCGGTTCCACACGTTCGGTTGCGAGCTTGTGGCCCGAGGGAATCGGCTGGCGCACGGTAATCGCCTGGGCATCCAGATGCAGGCCTTGCGGCAAGGCCTGGCGGGCGATAAGCACGTTGTCCAGCGGGTTGAGGCGGATGACGGCAAGGTCACCGGACTTGGCAATCAGTTGCATGGGACCTCTCAGGGCGGTGCGGCTGGCTTCTTGTTATGGCTGTTGCCACTGTAAGAAGCCTTGCGCTGCATTCCCAATGAGATGATCCGATCAAGCGATAACCTGGCGTTATCGCAACCTGGTTTCGATGTGCGATTTTCAATTGCCTGTAAGACCGACAGGGCTGCGAAGCGGCCCGCGTTTTCTAACCCTGCACTGTCCTGCGAGTCTGCGCACCCTCCAGCAGGATCTCGACAAACGCCCGGGCCGAAGCGCTCAGCGGTTCATCCTTGCGGGTGACCACGCCATACTCCAGCGCCGGTACATGCAACGAGCTGCGCAGCTCCTTGAACTGCCCGCTGGCCAACTGCGCGGCAACCATCGAGCGCGGCAACATGGCAATCATCGGCGCCGATTGCAGCAGTTGCAGGAACATCGGCATGGAGATGGTTTCCACGCTGTCCACAGGCGTGGCAATACCGGCTACCCGAAACGCCTGCTCCAGGCGATTGCGGATCGGCGTGCCCACCGGGTACAGCACCCATGGCCAATCGCCCAACGCTTCAAGCGGCGTGCTGTCCAGCTGGTTGAGCGGGTGTTCGCTGTTGACCACCAGGCTGAACGGTTCGGGCTCCAGAGGCTGGAAGTCGAACAGCTGGCTGAAGCGCTCTTCGGTGAAGCGGCCAATCATGATGTCCAGCTTGTTCTGCTCAAGCATGGTCAGCAGGTGGTCACTGGAGTGCTCCACCACTTCGATCGACAGCAGCGGGCTGCGCGCCTTGATCGCAGCGATGGCCTGCGGCAGTACCAGTGCCGTAGCGGCAAAGATCCCGCCAACGCGGATAAAGCCGTGCCCGCCGTTGCGCAGGCGGTTGACCTGATCGACGAACTGCTGCGACTCGGCCAACGCATTCTGGGCGTAACGCACTACGTACTCACCCAGTTCAGTCGGCGGCATGCTGCGTGGCAGGCGCTCGAACAGTGCGAAGCCGAACTGCTCCTCAAGGTCACGCAGCATCTTGCTCAGGGCCGGCTGGCTGAGGTTCATGCGCGTGGCAGTGGCATGCATGTTACGCGTGCGTGCCAACGTATCGATCAGCACCAGGTGCTTGTAGCGGATCCAGTTGCAAAAGCTGGAATGTGTCATGTCCGGCGGCATCAACGCAGGGCCTCAAACAGGAGAAAGTTGTTGTGCCCGCAGGTAGCGCAGCAAGGTATCGAGGGCAACCGAGTTGGGCCGCGAACGCAAGGTCAGCACGCCCAGGTTGGCCATGGTAAGCGGCAGCTCTACCGGCAGCACGGCAACCATGCCATAGCGGGCATAATGCTCGGCCACGTCATTGGGTACCACCGCTATCATTTCGGAAGCTTCGAGCATGGCCGTGGTGGCCAGGATCGACGCGGTTTCAACGATGTCCAGTGACTGCACCATGCCCCCGGCCTGCAGCGCACTTTCAACCCGGCGGCGCATCGGGCTACCGATGGGGTGCAAGATCCAGGTCAGGGCCACCAGGTCGGCCAACTGCAACCCGGTCGCCGCTGCCAAAGGGTGCCCCGCGCGGGCGATCACGCGCATCTGCTCACCGCCTTCAAACAGTTCGATGTTCAGGTCCTGGCTGTCGCTCTGGTCTGGCAGGCGGCCTACGACCATGTCGAAGTCGCCGCGCAGCAGTGCGGGCAGCAAGGTATCGCTGGTACCCACTTCCAGCGAGATACGGACCTTGGGGTGGTCACGCTTGTAAGCCAGTACCGCCTTGGTCAGCACCCCCGGTACCGGGCCCATGACACTGCCCACCCGCACCAGGCCCAACGCTCCGCGCGCCAGTTCGGCGATTTGTGCCTGGGCATGCTCGAACTCATGCAGCGCGTTCTGCGCATAGCGGATCATCACCTCGCCGTACAGCGTTGCTTGCATCCCCCGCGGCAAGCGCTCGAACAATCGCACGCCCAGGCGTTCCTCAAGCTGCTGCAGCAACAGGCTGGCTGCCGGTTGCGTGGTGTGCATCGCCGCAGCAGCGCGGCGCAGGTTGCCGAACTCGCCCAGGGCATTGAGCAGCGTGATCTGGCGGCTGGAGATCTTCAATGCGCCAAGGCTGGCAGGCGCCTGGGTAGTGTCGAGTGGCAAGCGAGACATATCGAATCCGGTATCGCTGATTAAGAATTGGCGATTATGCCTGTATCGCTCGACAACCTACAGTCAGGTCTCCCAGCGCTTGAGCAGAACAAGAGTCGACCATGAGCATACGTATTACCCACCTGAGCGTTCGCGACATTCGTTTTCCTACCTCGCTGTCGCTGGATGGCTCCGACGCCATGAACAGCGCACCTGACTATTCGGCAGCCTACGTGGTGCTGCACACCGACGCTGGGGCCCTCGAGGGCCACGGCCTGACGTTCACCATTGGCCGCGGCAACGAGATCTGCGCAGCAGCGGTGCAGTCGCTGGCACCCTTGATCGTCGGCCTTAGCCTTGAAGAGATCACCGCCGACATGGGCGGTTTCTGGCACCGTTTTACCGTCAGCGACAGCCAACTGCGCTGGCTGGGCCCGGAGAAAGGCGTGATCCACCTGGCCACGGCGGCCATCATCAACGCAGTGTGGGACCTTTGGGCCAAGCACGAAGGCAAACCGGTGTGGAAACTGCTGGCCGACATGACGCCTGAACAGTTGGTAGGCTGCCTGGACTTCAGCTACGTGACCGACGTGCTTACCCCCGAGGAAGCCATCGCCCTGCTGCGCCGCCAGGCCCCGGGCAAGGCCAAGCGTGAGGCGCAGATGCTGCGTGAAGGTTACCCCGGCTATACCACCGCGCCAGGCTGGTTGGGTTACAGCGAAGAGAAAATGCGCAAACTGGCCCGCGAGGCCGTGGAAGATGGCTGGACCCACATCAAGCAGAAGATCGGTGCCGACCTGGAAGAAGACATCCGCCGCGCCAGCATCCTGCGCGACGAAATCGGCTGGGAGCGCACCCTGATGATGGATGCCAATCAGGTATGGGGCGTGGAGGAGTCGGTCGCCAACATGCGCCGCCTGGCCGCCTTCGAACCGCTGTGGATCGAAGAACCGACCAGCCCGGACGACATCCTCGGCCACGCCACCATTCGCCAGCGCATCGCGCCGATCGGTGTTGCCACCGGTGAACATTGCCACAACCGGGTCATGTTCAAGCAGATGTTCCAGGCCGGTGCGCTGGATTTCTGCCAGCTGGACGCCGCGCGCCTGGGTGGCCTGAACGAGGTGCTGATCGTGCTGCTGATGGCGGCCAAATATGACGTGCCGGTGTGCCCGCACGGCGGCGGCGTCGGGCTGTGCGAATATGTGCAGAACATCGCCCTGTTCGACTACATCGCAGTGTCTGCCTCGCTGCACAACCGGGTACTGGAGTACGTCGACCACCTGCATGAGCACTTCATCGACCCGGTGGTGATCCGCCGTGGGCGCTACATGCCACCGCAACGCCCAGGCTACAGCATCGAAATGCATGCCGAGACCCTGGAGCGCTATCAGTACCCCAACGGCGCAGTGTGGCTCGATATCAACCGTTCCTGACCAACAGGCCTGGGTGTGCCCCTCCAGCGGCACACCGCCAGCACTTTTCATGGGGAAAAAAACAATGACAACCCTCACCCGTGCAGCGGCTTCGGCCCCTGCCGCCACCACTGAGCAGCGCCTGAACGGCCTGCTGCTGCGCAAACTGATGCCACTGCTCATCGTCGTCTACGTGATGAGCTTTCTTGACCGCACCAACATCGCCCTGGCGAAAGCCAGCATGGGCATCGACCTGGGCCTGTCGGCAGCGGCCTATGGCTTGGGTGCCGGCCTGTTCTTCCTTACCTATGCGCTGGCCGAAGTGCCCAGCAACCTGATCATGCACCGGGTGGGCGCGCGCTTCTGGATTACCCGCATCATGATTACCTGGGGCCTGCTTTCGGCGGGCATGGCCTTCGTCCAGGGCGAAACGTCGTTCTACATCATGCGCCTGCTGCTGGGGGTGGCCGAAGCCGGCCTGTTCCCCGGGGTGATGCTGTACCTCACCTACTGGTTCGACCGCGAACAGCGTGCCCGCGCCACGGGCTATTTCTTGCTGGGCGTGTGCCTGGCCAACATCCTCAGCGGCCCGCTGGGCGGTGCCCTGCTGGAAATGGACGGCGTATTGGGCTGGCATGGCTGGCAATGGCTGTTCGTGCTAGAAGGCCTGCCTGCCGTGGCCCTGGCCTTTGTGGTGTGGAAGAAGCTGCCCGATGGCCCGGCCTCGGCGCCCTGGCTGTCAGCCGCCGACGCCCAGGACATCGAACGCCGCCTGGCTGCCGAACGGGCTGCCGCGCCACAGCAGAGCAAGCTGGGGCAGATGTTCCGCGACCGGCAAATCTGGCTGGCGATCGCGGTGTACTTCGTGCACCAGATCACCATCTACACGGTGATCTTCTTCCTGCCGGGCATCATCGGCACTTACGCGGCGCTATCACCCTTCCAGATTGGCCTGCTGACTGCCGTGCCGTGGATTGCTGCTGCCATTGGTGCTGCCACCTTCCCACGCCTGGCCACCTCGCCGCGCCGTTGCCGCACGTTGCTGTTCTGCGGCCTGCTGACCATGGCGACGGGGTTGCTGCTGGCGTCGCTGGCCAACACGTTCATCGGTCTGATCGGGTTTTCACTGACCGCGCTGATGCTGTTCGTGGTGCAGTCGATCCTGTTTGTCTTCCCGTCCAGCCGACTGAGTGGCAGCGCCTTGGCAGCGGGCCTGGCGTTCGTCACCACCTGCGGTCTGCTGGGTGGCTTCGTCGGGCCTTCGGTGATGGGCCTGATCGAGCAGACCACCGGCAGCACCCGTAACGGTTTGTGGATCATTGCCGCATTGCTGGTGCTGGCAGCGGTGCTCAGCACCCGCTTGCGCCAGGGGCAAGAACAGCCGTAGTCAGCGTGAAACGCCGGCAGGTCGCCCGCATCGCGGCTCCAGCGCCTGCGCCAGGCGCTCCACCGCCTGTTGCAGGTCACCCGGCTGGTCACCCAGCCACACCAGCGCCAGGTACTGCCGGTAACGCCCCTGCAGGCTGAACCGCCCGCCCGGCAATGCATGCAAGGCGGAACCTGCCAGGGCCGCGACGATGCAATCCCACTCCAGCGGTTGGCGAAAACGCACCCACAGCATTCGCCCGCCCTGGGGCATCTGCAAAACCACCCGCTGACCGAACTGCAACTCCAGCGTGCGCACCAGGTATTGGGTGCGCCTTTGCAGGTCGGCACGCAACTGCACAAGCTGCATCTCGATCTGCCTGT
This window harbors:
- a CDS encoding LysR family transcriptional regulator; the protein is MPPDMTHSSFCNWIRYKHLVLIDTLARTRNMHATATRMNLSQPALSKMLRDLEEQFGFALFERLPRSMPPTELGEYVVRYAQNALAESQQFVDQVNRLRNGGHGFIRVGGIFAATALVLPQAIAAIKARSPLLSIEVVEHSSDHLLTMLEQNKLDIMIGRFTEERFSQLFDFQPLEPEPFSLVVNSEHPLNQLDSTPLEALGDWPWVLYPVGTPIRNRLEQAFRVAGIATPVDSVETISMPMFLQLLQSAPMIAMLPRSMVAAQLASGQFKELRSSLHVPALEYGVVTRKDEPLSASARAFVEILLEGAQTRRTVQG
- a CDS encoding MFS transporter, with the translated sequence MTTLTRAAASAPAATTEQRLNGLLLRKLMPLLIVVYVMSFLDRTNIALAKASMGIDLGLSAAAYGLGAGLFFLTYALAEVPSNLIMHRVGARFWITRIMITWGLLSAGMAFVQGETSFYIMRLLLGVAEAGLFPGVMLYLTYWFDREQRARATGYFLLGVCLANILSGPLGGALLEMDGVLGWHGWQWLFVLEGLPAVALAFVVWKKLPDGPASAPWLSAADAQDIERRLAAERAAAPQQSKLGQMFRDRQIWLAIAVYFVHQITIYTVIFFLPGIIGTYAALSPFQIGLLTAVPWIAAAIGAATFPRLATSPRRCRTLLFCGLLTMATGLLLASLANTFIGLIGFSLTALMLFVVQSILFVFPSSRLSGSALAAGLAFVTTCGLLGGFVGPSVMGLIEQTTGSTRNGLWIIAALLVLAAVLSTRLRQGQEQP
- a CDS encoding L-fuconate dehydratase translates to MSIRITHLSVRDIRFPTSLSLDGSDAMNSAPDYSAAYVVLHTDAGALEGHGLTFTIGRGNEICAAAVQSLAPLIVGLSLEEITADMGGFWHRFTVSDSQLRWLGPEKGVIHLATAAIINAVWDLWAKHEGKPVWKLLADMTPEQLVGCLDFSYVTDVLTPEEAIALLRRQAPGKAKREAQMLREGYPGYTTAPGWLGYSEEKMRKLAREAVEDGWTHIKQKIGADLEEDIRRASILRDEIGWERTLMMDANQVWGVEESVANMRRLAAFEPLWIEEPTSPDDILGHATIRQRIAPIGVATGEHCHNRVMFKQMFQAGALDFCQLDAARLGGLNEVLIVLLMAAKYDVPVCPHGGGVGLCEYVQNIALFDYIAVSASLHNRVLEYVDHLHEHFIDPVVIRRGRYMPPQRPGYSIEMHAETLERYQYPNGAVWLDINRS
- a CDS encoding LysR family transcriptional regulator yields the protein MSRLPLDTTQAPASLGALKISSRQITLLNALGEFGNLRRAAAAMHTTQPAASLLLQQLEERLGVRLFERLPRGMQATLYGEVMIRYAQNALHEFEHAQAQIAELARGALGLVRVGSVMGPVPGVLTKAVLAYKRDHPKVRISLEVGTSDTLLPALLRGDFDMVVGRLPDQSDSQDLNIELFEGGEQMRVIARAGHPLAAATGLQLADLVALTWILHPIGSPMRRRVESALQAGGMVQSLDIVETASILATTAMLEASEMIAVVPNDVAEHYARYGMVAVLPVELPLTMANLGVLTLRSRPNSVALDTLLRYLRAQQLSPV